In one window of Desulforhabdus amnigena DNA:
- the prmC gene encoding peptide chain release factor N(5)-glutamine methyltransferase, translating to MGETWTILKVIQWTTGYFARKGIEQPRANAEVLLAHVLGLQRIELYLRHDQPLTTSELARYREAVRRRAAREPTQYITKKQEFWSLEFEVGPSVLIPRPETELLVENALKILGTGPARIMDLGTGSGAISVALAHECPTLQIIATDTSVRALEIARRNADRHNVSSRIFFVAMDLFAALAPLPLFDLIVTNPPYIGDAEFSELAAEVSGYEPHTALKGGGIEGLTVIRKILQEMPLYLKAGGALLMEIGHRQAALLQKEIEENPQIEFHEFISDYSGILRVLKLRKVNR from the coding sequence ATGGGAGAAACATGGACCATCCTGAAGGTGATTCAATGGACTACAGGATACTTTGCCCGCAAAGGGATCGAGCAGCCGCGCGCCAATGCCGAAGTACTCCTCGCACATGTCCTCGGCCTGCAGCGCATCGAGCTTTACCTGCGCCATGATCAACCCCTCACCACCTCTGAACTCGCCCGCTACCGTGAGGCGGTCAGACGGAGAGCGGCCCGTGAACCCACTCAATACATTACGAAAAAACAAGAATTCTGGTCTCTCGAATTTGAAGTCGGCCCGTCCGTGCTGATTCCACGCCCGGAAACAGAATTACTGGTTGAAAACGCCTTAAAAATTCTCGGGACCGGCCCCGCCAGAATCATGGACCTGGGGACAGGTTCCGGGGCGATCTCTGTTGCACTGGCTCATGAATGCCCTACCCTCCAGATCATTGCTACCGACACATCCGTTCGAGCCCTGGAGATCGCCAGGCGCAATGCCGACCGGCACAATGTGTCGTCGCGCATTTTCTTTGTTGCCATGGATCTTTTTGCCGCCCTGGCCCCTTTGCCCCTTTTCGACCTGATTGTCACCAATCCTCCCTACATTGGGGATGCGGAATTTTCGGAGCTTGCCGCGGAAGTCTCCGGCTATGAACCGCACACAGCCCTTAAAGGCGGTGGGATCGAGGGATTGACGGTCATTCGAAAAATCCTTCAGGAAATGCCGCTTTACCTAAAGGCCGGGGGCGCTTTGCTCATGGAAATCGGTCACCGGCAGGCAGCTCTTTTGCAAAAAGAGATCGAGGAAAATCCTCAAATCGAATTTCACGAATTTATCAGCGATTATTCCGGAATTTTGAGAGTCTTAAAGCTTCGTAAAGTCAACAGGTGA
- the trxA gene encoding thioredoxin, whose translation MAGKNIIEISDNNFEQEVLKSDLPVLVDFWAPWCGPCRAIAPVVEELSGEYEGKLKVAKCNVDDNPKTPSKYGIRAIPTLIIFKGGNVSEQITGAVAKSQIMAAIDKAVA comes from the coding sequence ATGGCTGGAAAAAATATCATTGAAATCAGTGACAATAATTTCGAACAGGAAGTCCTGAAATCTGATTTGCCTGTGCTGGTGGATTTCTGGGCTCCGTGGTGCGGTCCCTGCCGGGCTATCGCTCCCGTTGTCGAAGAGCTCTCGGGGGAATATGAAGGCAAACTGAAAGTTGCCAAATGCAACGTTGATGATAATCCCAAGACGCCTTCCAAGTACGGCATTCGCGCTATTCCTACTCTCATTATCTTCAAAGGCGGAAACGTGAGCGAGCAGATCACGGGCGCTGTAGCAAAATCCCAAATTATGGCTGCCATCGATAAGGCAGTCGCTTAA
- the prfA gene encoding peptide chain release factor 1, with protein sequence MFDRLESVAERFRKLESDLSNPDLLANQKEYQKIVKEHSEISPIVEGYQRYKDIRQQIQESQELLEQEDDSEMRELIRDEIVQLKKELETTEQQLKFMLAPKDPNDDKNVILEIRAGTGGEEAALFVADLFRMYSRYAEMRGWKVDIMDSHPTGIGGFKEITAAINGKGAFSRLKYERGVHRVQRVPATESQGRIHTSAVTVAVLPEAEEVDVFIDPNEIRVDVFRSSGPGGQSVNTTDSAIRITHLPTGLVVTCQDEKSQHKNKAKALKVLRARLLDQMQSEQDAKIAQERKSQVGSGDRSERIRTYNFPQNRVTDHRINLTLYKLESVMGGMIDEVIDPLITYFQSEALKSEE encoded by the coding sequence ATGTTTGATCGTTTGGAAAGTGTCGCAGAAAGATTCCGGAAACTGGAATCGGACCTCAGCAATCCTGACCTTTTGGCTAACCAGAAGGAATATCAGAAGATTGTCAAGGAACACTCTGAAATTTCCCCCATCGTGGAGGGTTATCAGCGTTACAAGGATATCAGGCAGCAGATCCAGGAGAGCCAGGAATTGCTGGAGCAGGAAGACGATTCCGAGATGAGGGAGCTCATTCGAGACGAGATCGTTCAGCTGAAAAAAGAGCTGGAAACGACCGAACAGCAGCTCAAATTCATGCTCGCTCCCAAGGATCCCAATGACGATAAGAACGTCATCCTCGAAATTCGCGCAGGAACAGGTGGTGAGGAAGCGGCCCTCTTTGTTGCCGATCTCTTCCGTATGTACTCCCGCTACGCGGAAATGCGCGGATGGAAAGTGGATATCATGGATTCCCATCCCACGGGAATCGGTGGATTCAAGGAAATTACCGCGGCTATCAACGGCAAAGGGGCATTCAGTCGATTGAAATATGAGAGAGGAGTGCACCGGGTGCAACGGGTGCCCGCTACGGAGAGCCAGGGAAGAATCCACACCTCTGCAGTGACGGTTGCCGTATTGCCGGAAGCGGAAGAGGTCGACGTCTTCATTGACCCCAATGAAATTCGTGTGGATGTTTTCCGTTCGTCAGGGCCGGGCGGACAGAGCGTCAACACCACAGACTCCGCGATTCGCATCACTCACCTTCCCACAGGGCTGGTGGTGACGTGTCAGGACGAAAAATCGCAGCACAAGAACAAAGCCAAGGCGTTGAAGGTGCTTCGAGCCAGGCTTTTGGACCAGATGCAAAGCGAACAGGACGCCAAGATCGCGCAGGAAAGAAAGAGCCAGGTGGGATCGGGGGATCGTAGCGAACGGATTAGAACCTACAATTTCCCACAAAACCGTGTGACCGACCACCGGATCAATCTTACGCTCTACAAGCTGGAAAGTGTCATGGGGGGAATGATCGATGAAGTCATCGATCCTTTGATCACATACTTTCAATCGGAGGCTCTTAAAAGTGAGGAGTAG
- the radA gene encoding DNA repair protein RadA: protein MADQKTIYRCQQCGYVSPKWLGRCPECRSWESLVEEIAFRKTGKDIVGGSSQNCPVALIDIPSETEARILSGIGEWDRVLGGGLIPGSLVLVAGDPGIGKSTLLLQVLARLSEEKQVLYVSGEESPQQLKVRAMRLGVESPSLYVYSETLLEAVLDAVGKRTPDILVIDSIQTVHTRALDVAPGSVSQVRECAARLMRAAKESRVSIFVVGHVTKEGSIAGPRALEHLVDTVLYLEGDRTHTFRLLRAVKNRYGSTNEVGVFEMKEVGLEEVPNPSKLLLAERPTGVSGSVVACSVEGTRPLLVELQALVSATGWLQPRRTSMGVDSNRLSLLLAVLEKKLGLNFTQQDVFVNVAGGVRLLEPASDLAMTTALMSTYLDRPLPSELVVWGEVGLAGEVRGVGHSALRALEAQKLGFSKCLVPKSNAERLSQELEIECMGVKSLQDVLKLLF from the coding sequence ATGGCCGATCAGAAGACAATCTATCGATGTCAACAATGTGGATATGTGAGTCCCAAGTGGCTCGGGCGCTGTCCCGAATGCAGAAGTTGGGAAAGTTTGGTGGAAGAGATTGCCTTCAGGAAGACCGGCAAGGACATTGTCGGTGGGAGCTCACAGAATTGTCCAGTCGCATTGATAGATATTCCGTCAGAAACGGAAGCCCGTATTCTTTCCGGCATAGGCGAATGGGACCGGGTGCTGGGGGGGGGATTGATTCCGGGATCACTCGTTCTTGTGGCTGGGGATCCCGGAATCGGAAAGTCGACCCTGTTGTTGCAGGTTCTTGCACGTCTTTCTGAAGAAAAGCAGGTACTCTATGTTTCCGGAGAAGAAAGCCCTCAGCAGTTGAAGGTAAGGGCAATGCGCCTGGGAGTCGAATCGCCCAGTCTCTATGTGTATTCGGAAACTCTGCTGGAGGCGGTTCTCGATGCTGTGGGAAAGAGGACTCCAGACATACTGGTGATCGACTCTATACAGACCGTGCACACGCGTGCCCTGGATGTGGCTCCGGGTTCCGTGAGCCAGGTGAGAGAATGTGCTGCGCGGTTGATGCGAGCAGCCAAGGAAAGCCGCGTCAGTATCTTCGTTGTCGGACACGTGACAAAGGAGGGTTCCATCGCGGGGCCGAGAGCCCTGGAACATCTTGTAGATACAGTGCTTTACCTGGAGGGCGATCGCACGCATACTTTCCGGCTTCTGCGCGCCGTGAAAAACCGGTACGGCTCCACCAATGAAGTGGGTGTTTTTGAAATGAAGGAAGTGGGACTGGAGGAAGTTCCCAATCCCTCCAAGCTGCTTTTGGCGGAACGTCCCACAGGGGTTTCCGGTTCTGTTGTCGCTTGTTCGGTAGAAGGAACCCGCCCTCTGCTCGTGGAGCTCCAGGCGTTGGTGAGTGCTACCGGTTGGTTGCAGCCGCGCCGTACGAGCATGGGGGTGGACAGCAATCGTCTATCATTGCTTCTGGCCGTTCTGGAAAAAAAGCTCGGCCTCAATTTTACTCAGCAGGATGTTTTCGTGAATGTGGCGGGAGGGGTACGCCTGTTGGAACCCGCTTCGGACCTTGCCATGACGACGGCTCTCATGAGCACCTATCTGGATCGGCCTTTGCCTTCGGAGTTGGTGGTATGGGGTGAGGTCGGGCTGGCGGGAGAAGTTCGGGGGGTGGGACACAGCGCACTGAGAGCGTTGGAGGCTCAAAAACTGGGGTTTTCCAAGTGTCTGGTACCCAAAAGCAATGCGGAAAGATTGTCTCAGGAGCTGGAAATCGAATGCATGGGGGTGAAGTCTTTGCAGGATGTCTTGAAGCTTTTGTTCTGA
- the rpmE gene encoding 50S ribosomal protein L31, whose amino-acid sequence MKENIHPTYHQTVIRCACGNEIPTGSTKEDIRVEICSKCHPFYTGKQKLVDSAGRIERFRKKYEKFQNKETQE is encoded by the coding sequence ATGAAAGAGAACATTCACCCCACTTATCACCAGACAGTCATTCGGTGTGCTTGCGGAAATGAAATTCCCACAGGTTCTACCAAAGAAGATATCCGCGTGGAAATTTGTTCCAAATGCCATCCCTTTTACACAGGCAAGCAAAAACTCGTGGATTCGGCAGGCCGCATTGAACGCTTCCGCAAGAAATACGAAAAATTCCAAAACAAAGAGACCCAGGAATAG
- the bamD gene encoding outer membrane protein assembly factor BamD, with the protein MSFPFIKLKIFFHHLPHFFLFFLLLLCTGCGTSLTNYYFGDLFGKSKSSTIERSAEQLALDGMQQMRDKDYDDALKSFQQLKEHYPYSKYAILAELKLGDAHFYNKDYSNAALAYEEFARLHPRNEVIPYVLYQIGMCHFLSFSTVDRDQEETRLAMEAFQKLIQTHPQSEYAQRGKKQLFECQKRIVAHEFQVGQFYFRLEQYASAKVRLDMIKDTYPEAVKDLGYQDEIDQMLAKCATEVVKEKKKPSIWTRIGF; encoded by the coding sequence ATGTCTTTTCCGTTTATTAAATTGAAGATATTCTTTCATCACCTTCCACATTTTTTCCTTTTTTTCCTGCTTCTCCTCTGCACCGGTTGCGGCACATCCCTCACCAATTATTATTTTGGAGACCTCTTTGGCAAGAGCAAGTCGTCGACCATCGAAAGGAGCGCAGAGCAGCTTGCTTTGGATGGCATGCAGCAGATGAGAGACAAAGACTACGATGACGCTCTCAAGTCTTTCCAGCAATTGAAGGAACACTATCCATACAGTAAATATGCCATCCTTGCAGAACTCAAATTGGGTGATGCTCACTTCTATAATAAAGACTATAGCAATGCGGCCCTCGCTTACGAAGAGTTCGCAAGGCTTCACCCTCGAAATGAAGTCATTCCGTATGTGCTCTACCAGATCGGAATGTGTCATTTCCTCTCCTTCAGCACTGTAGATCGAGATCAGGAAGAAACGCGCCTGGCCATGGAGGCCTTCCAAAAACTCATTCAGACGCATCCTCAATCGGAATATGCTCAGAGAGGCAAAAAACAGCTCTTTGAATGTCAGAAACGTATTGTGGCACACGAATTTCAGGTGGGGCAATTTTATTTTCGCCTGGAACAATATGCTTCTGCCAAGGTACGTTTAGACATGATCAAGGATACATATCCCGAAGCCGTCAAAGATTTGGGCTATCAGGACGAAATCGACCAGATGCTGGCCAAGTGCGCAACAGAGGTTGTGAAGGAGAAAAAGAAACCCAGTATTTGGACTCGCATAGGATTTTGA
- the murA gene encoding UDP-N-acetylglucosamine 1-carboxyvinyltransferase: MDKLVIEGGIPLQGEVNISGAKNATLPLMAASLLAAGKHTLSNAPKLRDIRTMQNLLAHMGASCEHNDLLQIDTSDIHTLEAPYDLVKTMRASVLVLGPMLARYHRARVSLPGGCAIGARPINLHLMGLEQMGVEVQLDHGYVIARADRLKGATISFDQVTVTGTENLMMAATLAEGTTLLKNAAREPEVVALAEYLCKMGARIEGAGTAEITIEGVKELFPGSFRVIPDRIEAGTYLVAAGITGGELKLNSCRPEHLEAVIQKLQAAGLSIDAGDDFLRVRSNGIIQSVDIKTWPYPAFPTDMQAQFMSLMTLGNGVSVIIEQIFENRFMHVLELKRLGADIELDGRTAVVRGVKKLSGAPVMATDLRASASLVLGALAAEGITEVNRIYHLDRGYEAMEKKLAAVGARIWREKS; this comes from the coding sequence ATGGACAAACTGGTGATCGAGGGGGGAATTCCCCTCCAAGGAGAAGTGAATATCAGCGGGGCGAAGAATGCGACATTGCCCCTCATGGCCGCAAGTCTTCTTGCCGCCGGAAAACACACCTTATCGAATGCTCCCAAGTTGAGGGACATTCGCACGATGCAGAACCTGCTGGCACATATGGGAGCATCCTGCGAACACAACGATCTTCTCCAGATCGACACGAGCGACATTCACACGCTCGAAGCTCCTTACGATCTGGTAAAAACCATGAGAGCCTCCGTGCTGGTGTTGGGTCCCATGCTGGCCAGGTACCATCGCGCCCGCGTTTCACTCCCGGGAGGATGCGCCATCGGTGCGCGGCCCATCAACCTTCACCTCATGGGACTGGAGCAGATGGGAGTCGAGGTCCAGTTGGACCACGGCTACGTCATCGCCCGTGCAGACAGACTCAAGGGAGCGACCATCAGCTTCGACCAGGTGACTGTGACGGGAACCGAAAACCTGATGATGGCCGCAACACTGGCCGAAGGGACCACCCTTCTCAAAAATGCGGCTCGGGAACCTGAAGTCGTAGCTTTGGCGGAATACCTCTGTAAGATGGGAGCGCGTATCGAGGGAGCGGGAACGGCGGAAATCACCATCGAAGGGGTGAAGGAGCTCTTTCCCGGAAGCTTCAGGGTGATCCCGGATCGGATTGAAGCGGGAACGTACCTGGTAGCCGCAGGCATCACGGGAGGAGAGTTGAAGCTCAATTCCTGCCGGCCGGAACATCTGGAAGCCGTGATTCAAAAACTGCAGGCAGCCGGATTGAGTATCGACGCGGGAGACGATTTCCTGCGGGTTCGAAGCAATGGAATCATTCAGAGTGTAGACATCAAGACGTGGCCTTACCCCGCCTTTCCCACAGACATGCAGGCGCAGTTCATGTCCCTCATGACTCTCGGCAACGGGGTCAGCGTTATCATAGAACAGATATTTGAAAACCGTTTCATGCACGTGCTGGAACTGAAACGGCTGGGTGCGGACATAGAACTGGATGGACGCACCGCAGTGGTCAGGGGAGTGAAAAAGCTGTCGGGAGCCCCCGTCATGGCAACGGATCTTCGCGCCTCCGCTTCGCTGGTCCTTGGAGCACTGGCAGCGGAAGGAATCACGGAAGTCAACCGCATTTATCACCTGGACCGGGGATATGAAGCCATGGAAAAGAAGCTCGCCGCGGTAGGCGCAAGAATCTGGCGGGAAAAGAGTTAA
- the rho gene encoding transcription termination factor Rho, whose product MNLVELKSKNIRELMSIARGFNIEGASSMRKQELIFALLQAQAQMSGLIYGEGVLEILPDGFGFLRSQNYNYLPGPDDIYVSPSQIRRFSLRTGDSISGQIRPPKDNERYFALLKVESVNFEDPDVARDKILFDNLTPLYPDRRVRLETVSDNLSTRVMDLLTPIGFGQRGLIVAQPRTGKTTLLQNIANAITINHRDAYLIVLLIDERPEEVTDMQRNVRAEVVSSTFDEPPQRHVQVAEMVIEKAKRLVEHKRDVVILLDSITRLARAYNTVVPPSGKILSGGLDSNALHRPKRFFGAARNVEQGGSLTIIATALTDTGSRMDDVIFEEFKGTGNMEIVLDRKLADRRIFPAIDINKSGTRKEELLLDPEDLNRIWILRKLLSPLNPIDAMEFLLDKMQGSKDNTDFLASMNR is encoded by the coding sequence ATGAATCTGGTGGAACTCAAGAGCAAGAACATCAGGGAACTCATGAGCATTGCCAGGGGCTTCAATATTGAAGGAGCCAGTTCCATGCGAAAGCAGGAACTCATCTTTGCACTTCTACAGGCCCAGGCACAAATGAGCGGGCTCATTTACGGTGAAGGAGTCCTGGAAATCCTGCCCGACGGCTTTGGTTTCCTGAGAAGCCAGAACTACAACTACCTCCCAGGCCCGGATGACATCTATGTATCCCCTTCCCAGATCCGCCGTTTCAGTCTTCGAACCGGCGACAGCATTTCCGGTCAGATCAGACCGCCCAAAGACAACGAACGTTATTTTGCCCTTTTGAAGGTTGAATCCGTCAATTTTGAAGACCCGGATGTCGCCCGAGACAAGATTCTTTTTGACAACCTCACTCCCCTCTATCCGGACAGGAGGGTCCGGCTGGAAACGGTATCGGATAACCTGTCCACGCGAGTCATGGACCTGCTCACGCCCATCGGATTCGGACAGCGCGGCCTCATCGTGGCTCAGCCCCGTACAGGCAAGACTACACTGCTTCAAAATATTGCCAATGCCATAACCATCAACCACCGGGATGCCTATCTGATCGTTTTGCTCATCGATGAACGTCCGGAAGAAGTCACGGACATGCAGCGCAACGTTCGTGCCGAAGTGGTGAGTTCCACCTTTGATGAACCCCCACAGCGCCATGTTCAAGTGGCGGAAATGGTCATCGAAAAGGCCAAACGTCTCGTGGAGCACAAACGCGATGTCGTGATTCTACTCGACAGTATCACGCGCCTTGCCCGGGCCTACAATACGGTAGTCCCCCCGAGCGGCAAGATTCTCTCGGGCGGTTTGGATTCCAACGCATTGCATCGCCCCAAACGGTTCTTCGGAGCGGCGCGTAATGTCGAACAGGGAGGCAGCCTCACCATTATCGCCACAGCCTTGACGGACACCGGAAGCCGAATGGACGATGTGATCTTCGAAGAATTCAAGGGCACCGGCAACATGGAAATCGTGCTGGATCGCAAGCTCGCCGACCGCCGCATCTTCCCCGCCATCGACATCAACAAATCCGGCACCCGAAAAGAAGAATTGCTGCTCGATCCTGAAGATCTCAATCGCATCTGGATTCTGAGAAAGCTGCTTTCGCCCCTGAACCCTATCGACGCCATGGAATTTCTCCTGGATAAGATGCAGGGCAGCAAAGACAATACGGATTTCCTGGCTTCCATGAATCGATAA